A stretch of the Pseudomonas sp. ACM7 genome encodes the following:
- a CDS encoding Trm112 family protein has protein sequence MDTKLLDILACPVCKGPLKLSADKTELISKGAGLAYPIRDGIPVMLETEARTLTTDERLDK, from the coding sequence ATGGACACCAAATTGCTCGATATCCTCGCTTGCCCGGTCTGCAAAGGCCCGCTCAAGCTCAGCGCCGACAAAACCGAGCTGATCAGCAAGGGCGCAGGCCTGGCTTACCCGATTCGCGACGGCATCCCGGTGATGCTCGAAACCGAAGCCCGCACCCTGACCACCGACGAGCGTCTGGATAAATGA
- the lpxK gene encoding tetraacyldisaccharide 4'-kinase translates to MAMSDRLLAAWYQGHPALKLLQPLEWLYRRVVNNKRKRFLAGEGEIYQPPVPLIVVGNITVGGTGKTPLILWMIQHCQRSGLRVGVVSRGYGAKPPQLPWRVEADQSADIAGDEPLLIVQRTGVPLMIDPDRSRAVKALLESEPLDLILSDDGMQHYRLARDLELVLIDAARGLGNQRCLPAGPLREPAERLQSVDAVLYNGADADRADGFAFQLRPTELINLQSGERRPLDHFPAGQTLHAVAGIGNPQRFFTTLETLHWRPVPHAFADHAEYSVQALNFTPSLPLVMTEKDAVKCRAFAAADWWYLAVDAAPSPAFVAWFDTQLMRLLPARLLP, encoded by the coding sequence ATGGCCATGTCCGATCGCTTGCTCGCCGCGTGGTACCAAGGTCATCCGGCCCTGAAGCTGTTGCAGCCGCTGGAGTGGCTGTATCGGCGCGTGGTCAATAACAAGCGCAAGCGTTTTCTGGCGGGTGAGGGCGAGATCTATCAGCCCCCCGTGCCGTTGATCGTGGTCGGTAACATCACCGTCGGCGGCACCGGCAAGACGCCGCTGATTCTCTGGATGATCCAGCACTGCCAGCGCAGCGGTTTACGGGTCGGCGTGGTCAGCCGGGGTTACGGCGCCAAACCGCCGCAACTGCCTTGGCGGGTTGAGGCGGATCAAAGCGCCGATATCGCAGGCGACGAACCGCTGTTGATCGTCCAGCGCACCGGCGTCCCGTTGATGATCGACCCCGACCGCAGCCGCGCCGTCAAAGCGCTGCTGGAGAGTGAGCCACTGGACCTGATCCTGTCCGACGACGGCATGCAGCATTACCGTCTGGCCCGTGACCTTGAACTGGTGCTGATCGACGCCGCCCGCGGCCTGGGCAACCAGCGTTGCCTGCCCGCCGGGCCGTTGCGCGAACCGGCCGAGCGTCTGCAAAGCGTCGACGCGGTGCTGTACAACGGTGCCGATGCCGATCGCGCCGACGGTTTTGCCTTCCAGCTTCGACCCACCGAATTGATCAATCTGCAAAGCGGCGAGCGGCGTCCCCTCGACCACTTTCCCGCTGGCCAGACGCTGCATGCCGTGGCCGGGATCGGCAATCCGCAGCGTTTCTTCACAACTCTCGAAACGCTACACTGGCGGCCAGTCCCGCATGCGTTTGCCGACCACGCCGAATACAGCGTGCAGGCCTTGAATTTCACACCGTCATTACCGTTGGTGATGACCGAAAAGGACGCGGTGAAGTGCCGTGCCTTCGCCGCCGCCGATTGGTGGTACCTGGCGGTCGATGCTGCGCCATCGCCGGCCTTCGTGGCCTGGTTCGATACGCAGCTGATGCGCCTGTTGCCGGCTCGTCTTTTGCCTTAA
- a CDS encoding biopolymer transporter ExbD codes for MKFRRKQRENVDINLASLIDVVFILLLFFVVTTTFTRETQLRVDLPEAVSGSPAEDQQVKHLDVAISAEGVFSVNNQLLSKNDLATLMDALQKESSGDTNLPLSISADGKTQHQSVITAMDAAGKLGFSHLRMTTVEAAPPAP; via the coding sequence GTGAAATTCCGCCGCAAGCAACGGGAGAATGTGGATATCAACCTCGCGTCGCTGATCGACGTAGTGTTCATCCTGCTGCTGTTTTTCGTTGTCACCACCACGTTTACCCGTGAAACCCAATTGCGCGTCGATCTGCCGGAAGCGGTCAGCGGTTCGCCTGCCGAAGACCAGCAGGTCAAGCATCTGGACGTTGCCATCAGCGCCGAGGGCGTATTCTCGGTTAACAACCAATTGTTGTCGAAAAACGATCTGGCCACCCTGATGGACGCGCTGCAGAAAGAATCCAGTGGCGACACCAACCTGCCGCTGTCCATCAGCGCTGATGGCAAGACTCAGCATCAGTCGGTCATTACCGCTATGGACGCCGCCGGTAAACTCGGTTTCAGTCACCTGCGCATGACCACTGTCGAGGCGGCGCCGCCCGCGCCCTGA
- a CDS encoding MotA/TolQ/ExbB proton channel family protein has translation MWELVKSGGWMMIPIILSSIAAMAIVAERLWTLRASRVTPEHLLGQVWVWIKDKQLNKDKLKELRANSPLGEILAAGLANSRHGREIMKECIEEAAARVIHELERYINALGTIAAMAPLLGLLGTVLGMIDIFSAFMGSGMTTNAAVLAGGISKALITTAAGLMVGIPSVFFHRFLQRRIDELVVGMEQEAIKLVEVVQGDRDVDLNGGKA, from the coding sequence GTGTGGGAATTGGTCAAATCCGGCGGATGGATGATGATACCGATCATTCTGAGTTCCATCGCAGCCATGGCGATCGTCGCCGAACGTCTCTGGACCCTGCGAGCCAGCCGTGTGACCCCGGAGCATTTGCTCGGGCAGGTCTGGGTCTGGATCAAGGACAAACAACTCAATAAAGACAAACTCAAGGAACTGCGCGCCAACTCGCCGTTGGGCGAGATCCTGGCTGCCGGTCTGGCCAACTCCAGGCATGGTCGCGAGATCATGAAGGAGTGCATTGAAGAAGCCGCCGCGCGAGTGATTCACGAGCTCGAACGCTACATCAACGCGTTAGGCACCATCGCCGCCATGGCCCCGTTGCTGGGGCTGTTGGGGACGGTATTGGGCATGATCGATATCTTCAGCGCCTTCATGGGCTCGGGCATGACCACCAATGCCGCCGTGTTGGCTGGTGGTATCTCCAAGGCGCTGATAACCACGGCCGCAGGCTTGATGGTCGGTATCCCGTCGGTATTCTTCCACCGTTTCCTGCAACGCCGGATCGATGAACTGGTGGTGGGCATGGAGCAGGAAGCGATCAAACTGGTCGAAGTGGTACAGGGCGATCGTGATGTTGACCTGAATGGGGGCAAAGCGTGA
- a CDS encoding DNA internalization-related competence protein ComEC/Rec2, with product MRTGMMALALGLLILRFLPVLPPVWLWMLLPVIGLMLLPFRSYPLAFFLFGFSWAGANAQWALDDRLPMSLDGETRWVEGRVTGLPQNNEAVVRFELADARSRHGKVPQRIRLAWYDGPPVNSGEHWRLAVKLKRPAGLLNPHAFDYDAWLLAQRIGATGTVKDGQRLKEAQWAWRDGIRQRLQAVDAQGRTGALTALVLGDGAGLSREDWQVLQDTGTVHLLVISGQHIGLLAGLVYLLIAGLARYGLWPKRLPWLPWACGLAFAAALGYGLLAGFEVPVRRACMMIGLVLLWRLRFRHLGAWWPLLLALDGVLLLDPLASLQPGFWLSFAAVAVLIFTFGGRLGPWRWWQTWTRAQWLIAIGLCPLLLVLGLPISLSGPVANLLAVPWISLVVLPPALLGTLLLPLPYVGEGLLWLAGGLIDLLFKGLTLMAGYLPAWVPVAIPLWIWALGTLGAFLLLIPRGVPFRSLGWPMLLLLVFPPRQVLPEGIAEVWQLDVGQGLAILVRTRHHALLYDTGPRFGDFDLGERVVLPTLRKLGVNGLDLMLISHADADHAGGARAVANGLPVKRVVSGDPLALPAELQAEGCESGKQWIWDDVRFQLWQWSSASDSNQKSCVLQIEANGERLLLTGDIDAAAERALLDSPLAVTTDWLQAPHHGSRSSSSMALLAALQPQAVLISRGQGNSFGHPHPTIMARYRKRGISIHDSAEQGAIRLQLGRFKPPWTMRQERRFWRSAQ from the coding sequence ATGCGCACAGGGATGATGGCGCTGGCGTTGGGTCTGTTGATCCTGCGTTTTTTACCGGTATTACCGCCGGTCTGGTTATGGATGTTGCTGCCGGTAATCGGTTTGATGTTGCTGCCGTTTCGCAGCTATCCACTGGCATTTTTCCTGTTCGGCTTCAGTTGGGCAGGCGCGAATGCACAGTGGGCGCTGGATGATCGGCTGCCGATGAGCCTTGATGGCGAAACCCGTTGGGTCGAAGGTCGGGTGACGGGATTGCCCCAGAACAATGAGGCCGTCGTGCGTTTCGAGTTGGCGGACGCCCGGTCGCGACACGGCAAGGTGCCGCAACGGATACGCCTGGCCTGGTATGACGGGCCGCCGGTCAACAGCGGCGAACATTGGCGACTGGCGGTCAAGTTGAAGCGTCCTGCGGGGCTGCTTAATCCCCATGCCTTCGATTACGACGCCTGGCTGTTGGCGCAACGTATCGGCGCTACCGGGACGGTCAAGGATGGCCAGCGACTCAAGGAAGCCCAATGGGCCTGGCGCGACGGCATCCGTCAGCGCTTGCAGGCCGTGGATGCCCAAGGGCGAACGGGAGCGCTGACTGCGTTGGTGCTGGGGGACGGCGCCGGACTGAGTCGCGAAGACTGGCAGGTGCTGCAAGACACCGGCACCGTCCATCTGTTGGTGATTTCCGGACAACACATCGGGTTGTTGGCAGGGCTGGTGTATCTGTTGATCGCCGGGCTGGCCCGTTATGGCCTGTGGCCGAAACGCTTGCCTTGGCTGCCGTGGGCCTGTGGACTCGCGTTCGCGGCCGCTCTCGGTTATGGGCTGCTGGCCGGTTTCGAGGTGCCGGTGCGGCGGGCCTGCATGATGATCGGTCTGGTGCTGTTGTGGCGCCTGCGATTTCGTCACCTCGGCGCCTGGTGGCCGCTGTTGCTGGCGCTCGACGGTGTTTTGCTGCTGGATCCGCTGGCGAGTCTGCAACCGGGTTTTTGGCTGTCGTTCGCGGCGGTGGCGGTGTTGATCTTCACCTTCGGTGGTCGGCTGGGCCCATGGCGTTGGTGGCAAACGTGGACCCGCGCCCAATGGCTGATCGCGATTGGTCTGTGCCCGTTGCTGCTGGTGCTCGGGTTGCCGATCAGTCTCAGCGGGCCGGTGGCCAATTTGCTCGCGGTGCCGTGGATCAGTCTGGTGGTGCTGCCTCCGGCACTGCTGGGTACGTTGCTTTTACCCCTTCCTTACGTGGGCGAAGGGTTGCTGTGGTTGGCAGGAGGTTTGATCGACCTCTTGTTCAAGGGCCTGACGCTGATGGCCGGGTACTTGCCCGCGTGGGTGCCGGTGGCCATCCCGTTGTGGATATGGGCACTCGGCACACTCGGTGCCTTTCTACTATTGATACCTCGAGGTGTGCCGTTTCGCTCGTTGGGTTGGCCGATGCTGCTGTTGCTGGTTTTTCCACCCAGGCAGGTCTTGCCTGAAGGCATCGCCGAAGTCTGGCAGCTGGATGTCGGCCAGGGTTTGGCAATCCTGGTGCGCACCCGTCATCACGCACTGTTATATGACACCGGGCCACGTTTCGGCGATTTCGACCTGGGTGAGCGGGTGGTGCTGCCGACATTACGCAAACTGGGCGTGAATGGACTCGATTTGATGCTGATCAGCCATGCCGACGCCGATCATGCGGGCGGCGCCCGGGCCGTTGCCAATGGCCTGCCGGTGAAACGGGTGGTCAGTGGCGATCCCCTGGCGCTGCCGGCCGAGTTGCAGGCAGAAGGCTGCGAGAGTGGCAAGCAATGGATCTGGGATGATGTGAGGTTCCAGCTCTGGCAATGGTCTTCGGCCAGCGACAGCAATCAAAAATCCTGCGTCCTGCAGATAGAAGCCAACGGTGAGCGTCTGTTATTGACCGGTGATATAGATGCCGCAGCCGAGCGGGCGCTGCTCGACAGTCCACTGGCCGTCACCACCGATTGGTTGCAGGCGCCGCACCACGGCAGTCGCAGTTCGTCATCGATGGCGTTGCTTGCCGCGTTGCAGCCCCAAGCGGTGTTGATCTCCCGCGGTCAGGGCAATTCATTCGGTCATCCCCATCCCACGATCATGGCGCGCTATCGAAAGCGCGGCATATCGATCCATGACAGCGCCGAGCAGGGTGCCATCCGTCTGCAACTGGGACGCTTCAAGCCGCCATGGACGATGCGTCAAGAACGGCGTTTCTGGCGCTCTGCGCAATGA
- a CDS encoding DUF2062 domain-containing protein, giving the protein MPRRLFKRYMPDPTSIKEHKSLRFLGTLLHDPNLWHLNRHSVARAMAVGLFAAFLPIPLQMLVAAILAIMVRGNMPIAVSLVWLTNPITMPAVFFCTYQTGAWLMDVPTRHLPDELTWEWISGELSTLWQPFLLGSVVTGLVLGALAYCLTMMYWRWWVGRQWRRRQKRRMQ; this is encoded by the coding sequence ATGCCCCGGCGCTTATTCAAACGTTACATGCCAGACCCGACCAGCATCAAGGAACACAAATCCTTACGCTTTCTCGGCACCCTGCTGCATGACCCGAACCTCTGGCACCTCAACCGCCATTCCGTCGCACGAGCCATGGCGGTTGGTCTGTTCGCGGCGTTCCTGCCGATTCCGTTGCAGATGCTGGTCGCCGCCATTCTCGCCATCATGGTGCGCGGCAACATGCCGATTGCGGTCAGCCTGGTCTGGCTGACCAACCCGATCACCATGCCGGCGGTGTTCTTCTGCACTTACCAGACCGGTGCCTGGCTGATGGACGTTCCCACCCGCCATTTACCGGACGAATTGACCTGGGAATGGATCAGCGGCGAACTCTCGACTCTTTGGCAGCCGTTTTTACTCGGCTCGGTGGTGACGGGACTGGTGCTCGGCGCACTCGCCTATTGCCTGACCATGATGTATTGGCGCTGGTGGGTCGGGCGGCAGTGGCGGCGACGCCAGAAAAGACGGATGCAGTGA
- a CDS encoding ABC transporter permease: MSSELQPNLVALNTIVYREVKRFTRIWPQTLLPPAITMVLYFVIFGNLIGRQIGDMGGFTYMEYIVPGLIMMSVITNSYGNVVSSFFGSKFQRSIEELMVSPVSPHTILIGYTLGGVLRGLMVGVIVTLLSLFFTQLQVHHLGVTILVVVLTATIFSLLGFINAVFARNFDDISIIPTFVLTPLTYLGGVFYSISLLPPFWQTVSLANPVLHMVNAFRYGILGVSDIRISVAITFMLVATVVLYIGCARLLVSGRGMRT; this comes from the coding sequence ATGAGTTCCGAGCTGCAACCCAACCTCGTTGCCCTCAACACCATCGTTTACCGAGAGGTCAAACGCTTTACCCGGATCTGGCCGCAGACGCTGCTGCCGCCGGCCATCACCATGGTTCTGTACTTCGTGATCTTCGGCAATCTGATCGGCCGGCAGATCGGTGACATGGGTGGTTTCACCTATATGGAGTACATCGTGCCGGGGCTGATCATGATGTCGGTGATCACCAACTCCTACGGCAATGTGGTCTCGAGTTTCTTCGGCAGCAAGTTCCAGCGTTCCATCGAAGAATTGATGGTGTCGCCCGTGTCGCCGCATACGATTCTGATCGGCTACACCCTGGGCGGCGTGCTGCGTGGCTTGATGGTCGGGGTCATCGTGACCCTGCTGTCGCTGTTCTTTACCCAATTGCAGGTGCATCACCTGGGCGTGACCATTCTGGTGGTGGTACTGACGGCGACGATCTTCTCGCTGCTGGGCTTCATCAACGCCGTGTTTGCGCGCAACTTCGATGACATCTCGATAATCCCGACGTTTGTGCTGACACCGCTGACCTACCTGGGCGGGGTGTTCTACTCGATCTCCTTGCTGCCACCGTTCTGGCAGACCGTGTCCCTGGCCAACCCGGTGCTGCACATGGTCAACGCGTTCCGTTACGGCATTCTTGGCGTTTCGGACATCAGGATCAGCGTGGCGATCACCTTCATGCTGGTGGCAACTGTTGTGTTGTACATCGGTTGCGCACGACTGCTGGTCAGCGGTCGCGGGATGCGTACTTAA
- a CDS encoding ABC transporter ATP-binding protein, whose amino-acid sequence MSSALSIRQLTKTYGNGFQALSGIDLDVAEGDFFALLGPNGAGKSTTIGILSTLVNKTSGTVNIFGHDLDKNPAQLKRSIGVVPQEFNFNQFEKTFDIVVTQAGYYGIPPKIAKERAEQYLTQLGLWDKRDTPSRSLSGGMKRRLMIARALVHEPRLLILDEPTAGVDIELRRSMWTFLTELNKKGITIILTTHYLEEAEQLCRNIGIIDHGTIVENTSMKQLLGQLHVETFLLDLKNTLQTAPPLLGYPTKLLDSHTIEVQVDKAMGITALFTQLAQQNIEVLSLRNKTNRLEELFVSLVEKNLSKVAV is encoded by the coding sequence ATGAGTTCCGCTCTGTCCATCCGGCAGCTAACCAAAACCTACGGCAACGGTTTCCAGGCCTTGAGTGGTATCGATCTGGACGTCGCCGAAGGTGACTTTTTCGCCTTGCTCGGCCCTAACGGCGCCGGCAAATCCACCACCATCGGCATCCTCTCGACCCTGGTGAACAAGACCAGCGGGACGGTGAATATCTTCGGTCACGACCTGGACAAGAATCCTGCGCAGCTCAAGCGCTCCATCGGCGTAGTGCCTCAGGAATTCAACTTCAACCAGTTCGAAAAAACCTTCGATATCGTCGTGACCCAGGCCGGTTATTACGGCATCCCACCGAAAATCGCCAAGGAACGCGCCGAGCAGTACCTGACCCAGCTCGGTCTGTGGGACAAGCGCGATACGCCGTCGCGTTCACTGTCTGGCGGCATGAAGCGTCGACTGATGATCGCCCGTGCGCTGGTTCACGAACCGCGCCTGCTGATCCTCGACGAACCGACGGCGGGTGTGGACATCGAACTGCGTCGCTCGATGTGGACGTTCCTCACCGAGCTGAACAAGAAAGGCATCACCATCATCCTCACCACCCACTACCTGGAAGAGGCTGAGCAGTTGTGCCGCAACATCGGCATCATCGACCACGGCACCATCGTCGAGAACACCAGCATGAAACAGTTGCTCGGCCAACTGCATGTGGAAACGTTCCTGCTCGACCTCAAAAACACTTTGCAAACCGCGCCGCCGTTGCTCGGTTACCCGACCAAGCTGCTCGACAGCCACACCATCGAAGTTCAGGTCGACAAGGCCATGGGCATCACCGCGCTGTTCACCCAATTGGCGCAGCAGAACATCGAAGTGTTGAGCCTGCGTAACAAAACCAATCGCCTCGAGGAGTTGTTCGTGTCCCTGGTGGAGAAAAATCTGTCGAAGGTGGCGGTATGA
- a CDS encoding glutathione S-transferase family protein yields MLKIWGRKNSSNVRKPLWAAEELGLAYEAIDAGGAFGVVDTPQYRAMNPNGRVPVIEDEGFVLWESNAIVRYLMARHANGTAWYPEDLQARASADKWMDWTTSSFAGPFRTVFWGVLRTPEDKQDWPAINAAIKECDGLLSMADQALATQPYLSGDEIGMGDIPLGSFIYAWFEMPIERAPQPHLQAWYARLKQRPAYQKAVMTALT; encoded by the coding sequence ATGCTGAAGATCTGGGGTCGGAAAAACTCGTCGAATGTCAGAAAACCTTTGTGGGCCGCCGAGGAGCTGGGCCTGGCTTATGAAGCCATCGATGCGGGCGGCGCCTTTGGTGTAGTCGATACGCCGCAGTACCGCGCGATGAACCCCAATGGTCGCGTGCCGGTGATTGAAGACGAGGGTTTCGTGCTGTGGGAATCCAACGCCATCGTGCGTTACTTGATGGCTCGCCACGCCAACGGCACCGCCTGGTATCCAGAAGATCTGCAGGCGAGGGCTTCTGCCGACAAGTGGATGGACTGGACCACTTCAAGTTTTGCCGGGCCGTTCCGCACGGTGTTCTGGGGCGTATTGCGCACCCCGGAAGACAAGCAGGACTGGCCGGCCATCAACGCGGCGATCAAGGAGTGCGATGGCCTGCTGTCCATGGCTGATCAGGCGCTGGCGACCCAACCGTACCTGTCCGGCGATGAGATCGGCATGGGCGACATTCCTCTGGGCAGCTTCATTTATGCCTGGTTCGAGATGCCGATCGAGCGCGCACCGCAGCCTCATCTGCAAGCCTGGTATGCACGCCTGAAACAGCGTCCGGCGTATCAGAAAGCGGTTATGACCGCGTTGACTTAA
- a CDS encoding transglutaminase family protein — protein sequence MHEYLSPGRFIDSDHPSVVEFAEKHRGSRRDPLEQAINLYYAVREAVRYNPYTFSRDPGTLCGSYALAVGESYCVPKATLLAGAARHCGIPARVGLADVRNHLSTPRLLELLKSDVFAMHGYTELYLNGRWVKATPAFNQGLCELFNVAPLEFDGINDSVFHPFNRDGEQLMEYLIDHGQFTDVPEAFFFEHLEKCYPHLFSGTLPVLLGDMQSDLSRA from the coding sequence ATGCACGAGTATCTGAGTCCCGGCCGCTTCATCGATAGTGACCACCCGTCGGTGGTGGAGTTCGCCGAAAAACATCGCGGCAGCCGTCGCGATCCTCTAGAGCAGGCGATCAATCTCTATTACGCCGTGCGCGAAGCCGTGCGTTACAACCCTTACACCTTCAGTCGCGACCCGGGCACCTTGTGCGGCAGTTATGCGTTGGCGGTGGGGGAGAGTTATTGCGTACCCAAAGCCACGCTGCTGGCAGGTGCAGCCCGGCATTGCGGGATTCCCGCGCGGGTCGGTCTGGCGGATGTGCGCAATCATTTGTCGACGCCGCGGTTGCTCGAGTTGCTCAAGAGCGATGTGTTCGCCATGCACGGTTATACGGAGCTGTATCTGAACGGCCGCTGGGTCAAAGCCACGCCAGCGTTCAACCAAGGCTTGTGCGAACTGTTTAATGTCGCACCACTGGAATTCGACGGAATCAACGACAGCGTTTTCCATCCGTTCAATCGCGACGGCGAGCAATTGATGGAATACCTGATCGACCACGGCCAGTTCACCGACGTGCCTGAAGCGTTCTTTTTCGAGCACCTGGAGAAGTGCTATCCGCATCTGTTCAGCGGCACATTGCCCGTGCTGCTGGGTGACATGCAGAGCGATTTGAGTCGCGCCTGA
- a CDS encoding acyl-CoA dehydrogenase, with protein sequence MLLLWILVLVVGIAYLAHRRIAPLPALCVVAVYVVAMGAFSRAPGWLLLVLWVLIAVVAAPLLLPDLRRKFFSAPLFSWFQKTLPPMSQTERDAIDAGTVWWDGELFSGRPDWKKLLSYPKAQLSEEEQAFIDGPTEELCAMVSDWQIGQTMDLPPEAWAYIKENGFFALIIPKEFGGKGFSAYAHSQVAMKLATRSGDLASTVMVPNSLGPAELLLHYGTDEQRNHYLPRLAHGDDIPCFALTGPLAGSDAGSMPDTGVICKGEWEGKETLGLRLNWEKRYITLGPVATLLGLAFKAYDPDHLLGEEEDLGISLALIPTDTAGVEIGRRHLPLGASFMNGPNSGKDVFVPLEFLIGGQEMIGKGWMMLMNCLSVGRSISLPAVGTGAAKFTSLVTGQYAQVREQFNVPLSAFEGIQEAMARIGGNAWMMDAARMLTANAVDLGEKPSVLSAILKYHLTERGRECISHAMDVHGGKAIIMGPNNYLGRSWNGVPIFITVEGANILSRNLMIFGQGAIRCHPFVLKEMALAGREDKDQALTEFDGLLLKHIGFAVSNAASTLVLNLGFGHFEHAPGDKLSQGYFRALNRQAAAFAMLADLSMMLLGGELKRRERLSARLGDVLSNMYLASAALKRYHDLDSPEHMAPLFTWAMEESLGQSERALDELLTNFPNKVLGCLLRVIVFPFGRRHKGPSDKLGAEVAAVIGRAKGDPTLEELLGGCYRPQSTDDPVGALQHACNLLSAAQPLRKKLHIALKSGQVKPVAGEHVIDAALEAGVLQPVEAQTLRDAEAARRKVIDVDDFDKEELALAQGKVR encoded by the coding sequence ATGCTGCTGTTGTGGATACTGGTTCTGGTTGTCGGGATTGCTTATTTAGCCCACCGTCGTATCGCCCCGCTGCCCGCCCTGTGCGTCGTTGCCGTTTACGTGGTGGCGATGGGTGCTTTCAGCCGCGCTCCAGGCTGGTTGCTGCTGGTTCTGTGGGTGTTGATCGCGGTTGTCGCAGCGCCCTTGTTGCTGCCCGACCTGCGCCGCAAATTTTTCAGCGCGCCGCTGTTTAGCTGGTTCCAGAAAACCCTGCCGCCGATGTCGCAAACCGAGCGCGATGCAATCGATGCCGGCACGGTGTGGTGGGACGGCGAACTGTTCAGCGGTCGCCCGGACTGGAAAAAACTGCTGTCCTATCCAAAAGCACAGCTGAGCGAAGAGGAACAGGCCTTTATCGACGGCCCGACCGAAGAACTCTGCGCCATGGTCAGCGACTGGCAGATCGGTCAAACCATGGACCTGCCTCCCGAAGCCTGGGCCTACATCAAGGAAAACGGCTTCTTCGCCCTGATCATTCCCAAGGAGTTTGGCGGCAAAGGTTTCTCCGCCTACGCCCACTCCCAGGTGGCGATGAAACTGGCGACCCGCAGCGGCGACCTTGCTTCTACCGTGATGGTCCCCAATTCCCTCGGCCCGGCCGAACTGCTGCTGCATTACGGCACCGACGAGCAACGCAACCACTACCTGCCACGACTGGCGCACGGCGATGACATCCCGTGCTTCGCACTGACCGGCCCCCTGGCCGGCTCCGATGCCGGCTCCATGCCCGACACCGGGGTGATCTGCAAAGGTGAATGGGAAGGCAAGGAAACCTTGGGCCTGCGTCTGAACTGGGAGAAGCGTTACATCACGCTGGGACCGGTCGCCACCCTGCTCGGCCTCGCGTTCAAGGCCTACGACCCGGATCACCTGCTGGGTGAGGAGGAAGACCTGGGGATCAGCCTGGCGTTGATCCCGACCGATACCGCCGGTGTTGAAATCGGCCGTCGCCACTTGCCGTTGGGCGCGTCATTCATGAACGGCCCGAACTCCGGCAAAGATGTCTTCGTGCCGTTGGAGTTCCTCATCGGTGGCCAGGAAATGATCGGCAAAGGCTGGATGATGTTGATGAACTGCCTGTCGGTCGGGCGTTCGATTTCGTTGCCAGCGGTCGGCACCGGTGCCGCCAAGTTCACCAGTCTGGTGACCGGCCAGTACGCTCAGGTCCGTGAACAATTCAATGTCCCACTGTCAGCCTTCGAAGGTATTCAGGAAGCGATGGCCCGTATCGGCGGCAACGCCTGGATGATGGACGCGGCGCGGATGCTCACGGCCAATGCGGTGGATTTGGGCGAGAAACCGTCGGTGCTGTCGGCGATACTCAAGTACCACCTCACTGAACGCGGCCGCGAGTGCATCAGCCACGCCATGGATGTTCATGGCGGCAAGGCAATCATCATGGGGCCGAACAATTACCTTGGCCGCAGCTGGAACGGCGTGCCGATTTTCATCACCGTGGAAGGCGCGAACATTCTCTCGCGCAACCTGATGATCTTCGGTCAGGGTGCGATTCGCTGCCATCCATTCGTGCTTAAGGAAATGGCCCTCGCCGGTCGTGAAGACAAGGACCAGGCCCTCACCGAATTTGATGGCCTGCTGCTCAAGCACATCGGTTTCGCCGTGAGTAACGCCGCCAGCACGCTGGTGCTGAACCTTGGCTTCGGTCACTTCGAACACGCGCCAGGCGACAAGCTCAGCCAGGGTTACTTCCGCGCCCTCAATCGCCAGGCTGCTGCGTTCGCCATGCTCGCCGACCTGAGCATGATGCTGCTGGGCGGCGAATTGAAACGACGCGAACGTCTATCGGCGCGTCTTGGGGATGTGCTCAGCAACATGTACCTCGCCTCCGCCGCACTCAAGCGTTACCACGACCTCGATTCACCGGAGCACATGGCGCCGCTGTTTACCTGGGCCATGGAAGAAAGCCTGGGGCAGTCGGAACGAGCGCTGGATGAACTGCTGACCAACTTCCCGAACAAGGTGTTGGGTTGCCTGTTGCGGGTGATCGTGTTCCCGTTCGGTCGTCGTCATAAAGGGCCGTCGGACAAACTCGGCGCCGAAGTGGCGGCGGTGATCGGTCGCGCCAAGGGCGATCCGACCCTGGAAGAGTTGCTCGGCGGTTGCTACCGGCCGCAATCCACTGATGACCCGGTCGGCGCCCTGCAACATGCGTGTAACCTGCTGAGTGCCGCGCAACCGCTGCGCAAAAAGCTTCATATCGCGCTCAAAAGCGGTCAGGTCAAACCGGTCGCCGGGGAACACGTCATCGATGCAGCGCTTGAGGCTGGCGTGTTGCAGCCCGTGGAAGCGCAGACCCTGCGGGACGCCGAAGCGGCGCGGCGCAAGGTGATTGATGTCGATGATTTCGACAAAGAGGAACTGGCGCTGGCGCAAGGAAAGGTCCGCTGA